From Methanosarcinales archaeon, a single genomic window includes:
- a CDS encoding DUF1610 domain-containing protein, with protein sequence MAQADSCISCGVKLIEKGYIRFPCPSCGREIGRCVMCRHQSNTYSCPGCGFQGP encoded by the coding sequence ATGGCACAAGCAGATAGCTGCATTTCATGCGGAGTTAAACTTATTGAGAAAGGATATATTCGCTTCCCATGCCCTTCATGTGGAAGAGAAATAGGAAGATGCGTAATGTGTAGGCATCAGAGCAATACATATTCATGTCCGGGTTGTGGATTCCAGGGACCGTGA
- a CDS encoding amino acid kinase, with protein MNSDVVLKLGGSLIDCVSNLINKINEHAKKENRSVLIVPGGAVFANNIRTFQATAGISDEAAHWMAVLAMEQYAYYLADRTGISFSEDLESKNTGVNILLPYQLLHKINSGLDHSWDVTSDTISAWVARKSGRSLIKVTDVDGIYIDGDLLSQVNAADLVDRDATCVDKGLPSFLVEHNMDCMMVNGKYPSRVLAALDGDTTVGTLISG; from the coding sequence ATGAACTCCGATGTAGTATTGAAATTAGGAGGCAGTCTCATTGATTGTGTGTCTAATCTTATTAACAAAATCAATGAACATGCTAAAAAGGAAAACCGGTCTGTTCTAATTGTTCCCGGGGGTGCCGTATTCGCCAATAATATTCGTACATTCCAGGCGACAGCAGGAATTTCTGATGAAGCGGCTCACTGGATGGCGGTACTGGCAATGGAACAATATGCATATTACCTTGCAGACAGGACAGGGATCTCATTTTCCGAGGACCTGGAGAGCAAGAACACCGGTGTAAACATTCTATTGCCATACCAATTGCTGCACAAGATTAACAGTGGTCTGGACCATTCCTGGGATGTAACTTCAGATACCATTTCTGCCTGGGTTGCCCGGAAAAGCGGTAGAAGCCTGATAAAGGTTACCGATGTGGACGGAATTTATATTGATGGGGACCTGTTATCACAGGTCAATGCAGCTGACCTGGTGGACAGGGATGCTACCTGTGTGGATAAGGGTCTGCCTTCTTTTTTAGTTGAACATAACATGGACTGCATGATGGTTAATGGTAAATATCCTTCTCGTGTGCTTGCAGCCCTGGATGGCGACACAACAGTGGGTACTTTGATATCAGGTTAG